The proteins below are encoded in one region of Flavobacterium sp. IMCC34852:
- a CDS encoding O-antigen ligase family protein: MTDKDYLKLIIGHVGIGVLISIFPFLAKIYALLILIIGLYFVIKNKNKNHEVLYIAAYLVGSEVFLRTTQGNPFHEYGRYFVIFFMLLGLYYSDFSKKAYPYWAFLLCLIPGIFIAVNNLDSDVRKKIFFDILGPVCLGICALYTYRRAISRREIDNILLSIGLPVLACCTFLFLKYPLSEAVIKNTESQVFLSGDYAPNQMATTLGLGMFVFFLRFFLSSASVGMLLLNGLLFCFIYYRGLLTFSRGGMITAMAMVVILVIFILINYKKHIPVKLKLVFVSLAFPLIFVLGSCQTNGLLFKRYNNQNPSGLYKSYETEGRNDIALDEIKQFQKNPIVGVGVGKTKETRSLKQGSSISTHNEITRMLAEHGLFGIAGILILLFTPLFLFLKDKKNVYLLCLFAFWLLTINHTGMRVAAPSFIYALALLSLKKNPEINSV; this comes from the coding sequence ATGACCGACAAAGACTATCTCAAACTTATCATAGGCCATGTAGGCATAGGCGTTTTAATTTCGATTTTCCCTTTTTTGGCCAAAATTTATGCTTTACTGATTTTGATAATCGGATTGTATTTTGTCATCAAAAACAAAAACAAAAATCATGAAGTTCTCTATATAGCAGCTTATTTGGTTGGCAGCGAAGTTTTTTTGAGAACAACTCAGGGCAATCCTTTTCACGAATACGGCCGGTATTTTGTGATATTTTTTATGCTTTTGGGATTGTATTACAGCGATTTTTCTAAAAAAGCTTATCCGTATTGGGCTTTCTTATTGTGCTTGATTCCCGGTATTTTCATTGCCGTAAACAATTTGGATTCTGATGTGAGAAAAAAAATATTTTTCGACATTTTAGGACCGGTTTGCTTGGGAATTTGCGCGCTCTACACTTACAGAAGAGCCATTTCCCGCAGAGAAATTGACAACATTTTGCTCAGCATTGGCTTGCCTGTTTTGGCTTGTTGTACTTTTTTATTTTTGAAATATCCTTTAAGTGAAGCCGTGATTAAAAATACCGAATCCCAAGTTTTTCTCTCCGGTGATTATGCGCCAAATCAGATGGCAACGACTTTAGGATTGGGCATGTTTGTTTTCTTTTTACGGTTCTTTTTGTCATCCGCTTCGGTTGGAATGCTGCTGCTGAACGGATTACTTTTCTGCTTTATTTACTACAGAGGTTTATTGACTTTCTCCAGAGGCGGCATGATCACAGCGATGGCTATGGTAGTCATTTTAGTGATTTTCATTTTGATAAATTATAAGAAACACATTCCGGTTAAATTGAAACTTGTGTTCGTATCGTTAGCTTTTCCCTTGATATTTGTTTTGGGTTCATGTCAAACCAATGGACTTTTGTTTAAGCGATACAACAATCAAAATCCTTCAGGTTTGTACAAATCTTATGAAACCGAAGGCAGAAATGATATTGCTTTGGATGAAATAAAGCAATTCCAAAAAAATCCAATTGTGGGTGTTGGTGTAGGAAAAACTAAAGAAACTCGGAGCTTGAAACAAGGCTCCAGTATTTCAACGCACAACGAAATAACCAGAATGTTAGCCGAACACGGACTGTTTGGAATAGCCGGTATTTTGATCCTGCTTTTCACACCGCTGTTTCTTTTTTTAAAGGATAAAAAAAACGTTTATTTGCTCTGCCTTTTTGCCTTTTGGCTACTAACCATAAACCATACCGGAATGCGGGTTGCTGCACCTTCCTTTATCTATGCCTTGGCGCTTTTGAGTCTCAAAAAAAACCCTGAAATTAATTCAGTTTAA
- a CDS encoding 30S ribosomal protein S16: MSVKIRLQRHGKKGKPFYWIVAADARSKRDGKFLEKLGVYNPNTNPATIDLNLDQAVQWLHNGAQPTDTARAILSYKGALMKHHLDGGVRKGALTQEQADAKLAKWLEDKAGKVTAKKEGLSKAQEAAKAKALKAEKEANDKRAAAALEAAKVEEEVAEEVAVEETVAEETAEVVAEVAVEETPAAEEAPEVVAEEAPAVEEAPAAEETSEETEA, translated from the coding sequence ATGTCAGTAAAAATTAGATTACAAAGACACGGAAAAAAAGGGAAACCTTTTTATTGGATCGTAGCTGCTGATGCTCGTTCAAAAAGAGATGGTAAATTCTTAGAAAAATTAGGCGTTTACAATCCAAACACTAACCCTGCAACTATTGATTTAAACCTTGACCAAGCGGTTCAATGGTTACACAATGGTGCTCAACCAACCGATACTGCCAGAGCTATCCTTTCTTACAAAGGTGCTTTGATGAAACACCACCTTGATGGCGGCGTTCGCAAAGGTGCTTTAACGCAAGAACAAGCTGATGCTAAGTTGGCTAAATGGTTAGAAGACAAAGCCGGTAAAGTAACCGCTAAAAAAGAAGGTTTATCAAAAGCACAAGAAGCTGCCAAAGCCAAAGCTTTAAAAGCAGAAAAAGAAGCTAATGACAAACGTGCTGCTGCCGCTTTAGAAGCTGCAAAAGTAGAAGAGGAAGTAGCGGAAGAAGTTGCCGTTGAAGAAACTGTAGCAGAAGAGACTGCTGAAGTTGTTGCTGAAGTAGCGGTTGAGGAAACTCCTGCTGCGGAAGAAGCTCCAGAAGTGGTAGCTGAAGAAGCTCCTGCTGTTGAAGAAGCTCCTGCTGCTGAAGAAACAAGCGAAGAAACAGAAGCTTAA
- the dnaE gene encoding DNA polymerase III subunit alpha has product MYLIFDTETTGLPRNWAAPISDTNNWPRCIQIAWQLHDAMGNLMEHQDYLVKPEGFNIPYDAERIHGISTELAQEQGVSLAEVLEKFNAALAKAKFIVGQNVGFDVNIMGCEFYRLGVNSPMAAMPVLDTCTEVTAELLKLPGGRGGKFKLPTLTELHGYLFGVPFAEAHNATADVEATTRCFLELIRREIFTKEELDVPAGYFKEFGENNPKEIQLIGLQHINLKQASEEIRKQFQPQEVATPTHDEKQIHHDTAAVQFVHLHNHTQFSVLQSTISVKDLVTAAVQNQMPAVAMTDHANLMGAFHFVRDILYHNKSVQAKNKQAEENGEAPTETIVKPIVGCEFYVCDDLKDKSRKDNGYQIVFLAKTKKGYHNLAKLSSIAYTEGFYYVPRIDKKVIQQYKEDIIVLSGNLYGEIPSKVLNIGENQAEEALLWWKQEFGDDFYIELMRHNQEDENRVNASLISLAKKHHVKTVATNNVFYINKEDANAHDILLCVRDGEKQSTPIGRGRGYRYGFNNQEYYFKSGDEMKKLFHDLPEAITTTEEIVNKIEIYDLSREVLLPKFDIPEEFLVPEDETDGGKRGENKYLAHLTFEGAKRRYGEITPEIQERLDFELKTIENTGYPGYFLIVQDFIAAARRMDVSVGPGRGSAAGSVVAYCLGITNIDPLLYDLLFERFLNPDRVSMPDIDIDFDDEGRSRVMDYVINKYGSKQVAQIITYGTMAAKSSVRDTARVLDLPLFEADKIAKLIPTTLNLAKIFTLDNDKLKAALRAEEFDKVKELIELANGNDLGSETIQQAKILEGNLRNTGIHACGVIITPDDITNFVPVATAKDSDLYVTQFDNSVVESAGLLKMDFLGLKTLTLIKDTVKLVKYRTGIELNPDEFPIDDVKTYELFQRGETVGIFQYESPGMQKYLKDLKPTVFGDLIAMNALYRPGPLEYIPSFVRRKNGEEEIVYDLEACEEYLKDTYGITVYQEQVMLLSQKLASFSKGDADVLRKAMGKKQKDVLDKMKSKFIDQAVANGHDAEKLEKIWKDWEAFAQYAFNKSHSTCYAWIAYQTAYLKAHYPAEYMAAVLSNNMNDIKQVSFFMEECKRMGLQVLGPDVNESYYKFTVNENYAVRFGMGAIKGVGMGAVQTIVENRKEGKYKSIFDLAKRIDLRAANKKAFENLALAGGFDCFSDTHRAQYFHTDGDNITFYEKAIRYGAKFQENENSSQVSLFGDASDVQIAEPTVPPCEDWSTMEKLAKEKEVVGIYISGHPLDDFKFEMKYFCSSKLEHLKNLNSYVGKTLTFAGIVTNVQYKTAKNGKDWAMFTLEGYDESHEFRIFDEEYLKFRHFLVNNQFVYFKVTVKDGWVNRETGKKSEPRIQFADVKQLQDVLPQFAKKLSIQMDINDLHQNFIQQLNHIFTSNKGDNTVTFEIIEQEKVKKVVEAVTKIVVEDEANLEAENLENIEIELPTIEEEIQVITKVTLPSRKLKIKISTELLQELEKMGLSFKLN; this is encoded by the coding sequence ATGTATTTAATTTTTGATACCGAAACAACCGGTTTGCCCCGAAATTGGGCAGCCCCCATTTCAGACACTAACAATTGGCCACGCTGTATCCAAATTGCCTGGCAGTTACATGATGCAATGGGAAATCTTATGGAACATCAGGATTATTTGGTAAAGCCCGAAGGTTTTAACATTCCGTATGATGCCGAAAGAATTCATGGTATTTCTACCGAATTGGCACAAGAGCAAGGCGTTTCTTTAGCAGAAGTTTTAGAAAAGTTCAATGCTGCTTTGGCCAAAGCCAAATTCATAGTCGGGCAAAATGTTGGCTTTGATGTCAATATTATGGGATGTGAATTTTACCGCTTAGGCGTAAACTCTCCAATGGCAGCCATGCCGGTTTTAGATACTTGTACAGAAGTTACCGCCGAACTTTTAAAGTTGCCCGGCGGACGTGGCGGAAAGTTTAAATTGCCAACGCTAACGGAATTACACGGATATTTGTTTGGTGTTCCGTTTGCCGAAGCACACAATGCGACAGCCGACGTTGAAGCCACAACACGTTGTTTTCTGGAGTTAATCAGAAGAGAAATTTTTACCAAAGAAGAGCTCGATGTTCCGGCCGGATATTTTAAAGAATTTGGCGAAAATAATCCGAAAGAAATTCAATTAATCGGATTACAGCACATCAATCTCAAACAAGCTTCGGAAGAAATCAGAAAACAATTTCAACCGCAAGAAGTAGCCACGCCAACCCATGATGAAAAACAAATTCATCACGATACTGCAGCTGTTCAGTTTGTTCATCTTCACAATCATACCCAATTCTCTGTACTGCAATCAACCATCAGTGTCAAAGATTTAGTGACTGCTGCGGTGCAAAACCAAATGCCGGCAGTGGCCATGACCGATCACGCCAACTTGATGGGTGCCTTTCATTTTGTTAGAGATATTTTATACCACAATAAATCGGTTCAAGCCAAAAACAAGCAAGCAGAAGAAAACGGCGAAGCACCAACAGAAACCATCGTAAAACCTATTGTAGGCTGCGAGTTTTATGTTTGTGATGATCTGAAAGACAAGTCGCGTAAAGACAACGGTTACCAAATTGTCTTTTTGGCCAAAACCAAAAAAGGCTACCACAATTTGGCAAAGTTATCCTCTATTGCTTACACCGAAGGGTTTTATTATGTGCCAAGAATTGACAAAAAAGTCATCCAACAATACAAAGAAGATATCATTGTGTTGTCTGGAAATCTCTACGGAGAAATTCCAAGTAAGGTGTTGAATATAGGCGAAAACCAAGCGGAAGAAGCCTTGCTTTGGTGGAAACAGGAATTTGGCGATGATTTTTACATCGAGTTGATGCGGCACAATCAGGAAGATGAAAATCGCGTGAATGCTTCCTTGATTTCCTTGGCCAAAAAGCATCATGTAAAAACCGTTGCGACCAATAATGTTTTCTATATCAATAAAGAAGACGCCAACGCACACGATATTCTGTTGTGTGTTCGCGATGGCGAAAAACAATCTACACCCATAGGTCGCGGTCGTGGTTATCGCTACGGATTTAACAATCAGGAATACTATTTTAAATCGGGTGACGAAATGAAAAAGTTGTTTCACGATTTGCCCGAAGCCATTACTACCACAGAAGAGATTGTCAATAAAATAGAAATTTACGATTTGTCTCGTGAAGTATTACTTCCGAAATTTGACATACCCGAAGAGTTTTTAGTACCAGAAGATGAAACCGATGGCGGCAAACGAGGTGAGAATAAATACTTAGCGCACTTAACTTTTGAAGGTGCCAAAAGACGTTACGGAGAAATTACTCCGGAAATTCAGGAACGGTTAGACTTTGAATTAAAAACCATCGAAAACACCGGTTATCCCGGTTACTTTTTGATTGTACAGGATTTCATCGCCGCTGCCCGAAGAATGGATGTTTCCGTTGGTCCCGGCCGTGGTTCGGCCGCGGGTTCAGTAGTAGCTTATTGTCTGGGGATTACCAATATCGACCCATTATTATATGATTTGCTTTTTGAGCGTTTCTTAAATCCCGATCGTGTGTCGATGCCCGATATTGATATCGATTTTGATGACGAAGGCCGAAGCCGCGTAATGGATTATGTAATCAATAAATACGGCTCGAAGCAAGTGGCCCAAATTATTACTTACGGTACTATGGCCGCTAAATCATCCGTTCGTGATACTGCGAGAGTTTTAGATTTGCCGCTATTCGAAGCCGATAAAATTGCCAAGTTGATTCCGACGACTTTAAATTTGGCCAAAATTTTTACTCTAGATAATGACAAATTAAAAGCGGCTCTGAGAGCCGAGGAATTTGATAAAGTCAAAGAATTAATCGAGTTAGCCAATGGGAATGATTTAGGTAGTGAAACCATTCAGCAAGCCAAAATATTAGAAGGAAATCTCAGAAACACCGGAATTCATGCCTGCGGTGTGATTATTACGCCCGATGACATAACCAATTTTGTTCCCGTAGCCACGGCCAAAGATTCCGATTTGTATGTGACTCAGTTTGACAACTCAGTCGTAGAAAGTGCCGGTTTGCTCAAAATGGACTTCTTGGGGTTGAAAACCCTAACATTGATTAAGGATACAGTTAAGTTGGTTAAATACCGAACCGGAATCGAACTCAATCCGGATGAATTTCCAATAGATGATGTAAAGACTTATGAATTGTTCCAAAGAGGTGAAACGGTTGGGATTTTCCAATACGAGTCGCCCGGAATGCAAAAGTATTTGAAAGATTTAAAGCCAACGGTTTTCGGTGATTTGATTGCAATGAACGCGCTTTATCGTCCCGGTCCGTTAGAATATATTCCGTCCTTCGTGCGACGTAAAAACGGCGAAGAAGAAATAGTATATGATTTAGAAGCTTGCGAAGAATATTTAAAAGATACTTACGGGATTACTGTTTACCAAGAGCAAGTAATGCTTTTGTCCCAGAAATTAGCCAGTTTCTCCAAAGGTGACGCCGACGTTTTACGTAAAGCGATGGGGAAAAAGCAAAAAGATGTTTTGGACAAAATGAAATCCAAGTTCATCGACCAAGCCGTGGCTAATGGCCATGATGCCGAAAAGTTAGAAAAAATCTGGAAAGACTGGGAAGCTTTTGCTCAGTATGCTTTTAACAAATCACACTCCACTTGCTATGCTTGGATTGCCTACCAAACGGCTTATCTTAAAGCGCATTATCCGGCTGAATACATGGCAGCGGTACTTTCGAACAACATGAACGACATCAAGCAAGTGTCGTTCTTTATGGAAGAATGTAAACGCATGGGCTTGCAAGTTTTAGGGCCGGATGTAAATGAGAGTTATTACAAATTTACCGTCAATGAAAACTATGCCGTTCGATTCGGAATGGGCGCTATCAAAGGCGTTGGAATGGGCGCAGTACAAACCATAGTAGAGAACCGAAAAGAAGGTAAATACAAATCGATTTTTGATTTGGCCAAGCGAATAGATTTACGCGCAGCGAATAAGAAAGCTTTCGAAAACCTGGCTTTAGCAGGTGGTTTTGACTGTTTTTCGGACACCCACCGAGCGCAATATTTCCATACCGATGGCGATAACATCACATTTTACGAGAAAGCCATTCGCTATGGGGCGAAGTTTCAGGAAAATGAAAACTCCTCCCAAGTAAGTTTGTTTGGTGATGCGAGTGATGTTCAAATTGCCGAACCAACAGTGCCGCCGTGTGAGGATTGGAGTACGATGGAGAAATTAGCCAAAGAAAAAGAAGTGGTGGGGATTTATATTTCGGGTCATCCTTTGGACGATTTTAAATTTGAAATGAAATACTTCTGCAGCAGCAAATTAGAGCATTTGAAAAATTTGAACAGCTATGTCGGGAAGACTTTAACTTTTGCCGGCATTGTAACCAATGTGCAATACAAAACCGCCAAGAACGGAAAAGACTGGGCGATGTTTACCTTAGAAGGCTATGATGAAAGCCATGAGTTCCGAATTTTCGATGAAGAGTATCTCAAGTTTCGTCATTTCTTGGTTAATAATCAATTCGTCTATTTCAAAGTTACCGTTAAAGACGGTTGGGTCAACCGCGAAACCGGGAAGAAATCGGAACCAAGAATCCAATTTGCTGATGTCAAACAGCTTCAGGATGTGTTGCCACAGTTTGCCAAAAAGTTGAGTATTCAAATGGATATTAATGATTTGCATCAAAATTTCATCCAACAATTGAATCATATATTTACGTCCAATAAAGGCGATAATACGGTTACTTTTGAAATCATCGAGCAAGAAAAAGTTAAAAAGGTTGTAGAAGCAGTAACCAAAATTGTGGTAGAGGATGAGGCCAATTTAGAGGCTGAAAACCTTGAAAATATCGAAATAGAATTGCCAACGATAGAAGAAGAAATTCAGGTAATCACCAAGGTTACACTGCCAAGCAGAAAACTGAAAATCAAAATCTCAACCGAATTACTCCAAGAATTAGAAAAGATGGGATTGAGCTTTAAACTGAATTAA
- the rimM gene encoding ribosome maturation factor RimM (Essential for efficient processing of 16S rRNA) produces the protein MRKEDCFYLGKIAKKFSFKGEVLIYLDTDEPELYEDMESVFVEFNKDLIPFFIENSNLHKNDFLRVKFEDVDTEEEADKMIGCEIYLPLNMLPKLEGNQFYFHEVIGFEIEDKRLGVFGKIVSINDSSAQPLFEVVNGAVEILVPMIDQFLVKIDRENKKVVMDLPEGLIEMYL, from the coding sequence ATGCGTAAAGAAGATTGTTTCTATTTAGGTAAAATTGCCAAAAAATTTAGTTTCAAAGGGGAAGTTCTCATCTATTTAGATACCGACGAACCCGAATTATATGAAGATATGGAATCAGTATTTGTTGAATTCAACAAAGATCTGATTCCATTTTTTATTGAAAACAGTAACCTGCACAAAAACGATTTCCTTCGCGTAAAGTTTGAAGATGTCGATACTGAGGAAGAAGCCGACAAAATGATTGGCTGTGAAATTTATCTTCCCCTAAACATGTTGCCCAAACTGGAAGGCAACCAATTCTATTTCCACGAAGTCATTGGTTTTGAGATTGAAGATAAGCGTTTGGGCGTTTTTGGAAAAATAGTTTCCATTAATGACTCATCTGCCCAACCACTTTTTGAAGTGGTTAACGGCGCTGTAGAAATTCTTGTCCCAATGATTGACCAATTTCTGGTAAAAATCGATAGAGAAAACAAAAAGGTCGTGATGGATTTACCGGAAGGCTTAATCGAAATGTACTTGTAA
- a CDS encoding DUF6252 family protein, whose protein sequence is MKRILSLILVAAAMTSCQEDLKSNDPGFQGLKDDVYWRANDARAYLSSAGRLTIEALTEYEQVTLSTTNANLGTYILGTTNTNNAASYTSSLDGINLEYATTMVPGPVSTFTIVSGGTGYTSGSSVPTTGGTGSGLLVNVTANSSGVVTGLTLASRGNAYMAGDLITVSGGNVNCTFRIQNVQNSNGEIQITEYDNVNMTISGKFKFNAANVNNSPFGGPIMNFQYGEFYRIPIYPSL, encoded by the coding sequence ATGAAAAGAATTTTGTCCCTTATTTTAGTTGCGGCAGCAATGACTTCTTGTCAAGAAGACTTGAAATCCAACGACCCGGGTTTTCAGGGGTTGAAGGATGATGTTTATTGGAGAGCCAATGACGCAAGAGCCTACTTGTCATCGGCAGGCCGACTTACAATAGAAGCTTTAACCGAGTATGAGCAAGTTACTTTGAGTACTACCAATGCCAACTTAGGTACTTATATTTTAGGTACAACCAATACCAATAATGCTGCGAGTTATACTTCAAGTTTGGATGGCATAAATTTAGAATATGCTACAACGATGGTGCCGGGACCGGTTTCAACTTTTACAATAGTTTCAGGCGGAACAGGATATACCAGTGGTTCTTCTGTGCCAACAACCGGCGGAACGGGAAGCGGATTGTTAGTTAATGTTACGGCTAATAGTTCAGGAGTAGTGACAGGATTAACCCTTGCCTCAAGAGGTAACGCCTATATGGCCGGAGATTTAATCACGGTGTCAGGAGGTAATGTTAATTGTACTTTCAGAATTCAAAACGTACAGAATAGTAATGGTGAAATTCAAATTACCGAGTACGATAATGTGAATATGACCATTTCCGGAAAATTTAAGTTCAATGCGGCTAATGTTAATAACAGTCCTTTTGGAGGTCCTATTATGAATTTCCAATACGGAGAATTCTACAGAATTCCGATTTATCCGTCTTTATAA
- a CDS encoding tRNA1(Val) (adenine(37)-N6)-methyltransferase — MFQFKKFTVNQDRCAMKVGTDGVLLGAWAPIDHRPFSVLDIGAGTGILALMLAQRSHAEQIDAIEVDENAFEQCVENFENSPWNDRLFCFHASLDDFMEDLEDEEYDLIVSNPPFYSEDYKTESEQRDLARFQDALPFEDLMEAASVLLSEHGILAVIIPYKEEARFISLAQECNLFPLKITRVKGTPTSETKRSLLAFSFAEKTNFPIDELIIETARHQYTEGYITLTKDFYLKL; from the coding sequence ATGTTTCAATTCAAAAAATTTACCGTTAACCAAGACCGTTGCGCTATGAAAGTCGGCACCGACGGCGTTTTGCTTGGCGCTTGGGCTCCGATTGACCATCGTCCGTTTTCGGTATTGGATATTGGCGCCGGAACCGGAATTTTGGCTTTGATGCTGGCTCAAAGAAGTCATGCCGAGCAAATCGATGCCATCGAAGTTGACGAAAATGCCTTTGAACAATGCGTAGAAAACTTTGAAAATTCGCCATGGAATGACCGCTTGTTCTGTTTTCACGCTTCACTCGACGATTTTATGGAAGACTTGGAAGACGAAGAATATGATTTAATTGTTTCCAATCCGCCATTCTATAGCGAAGATTACAAAACCGAAAGTGAACAAAGAGATTTGGCGCGATTTCAAGACGCTTTGCCATTTGAAGATTTGATGGAAGCCGCTTCGGTTTTACTTTCTGAACATGGTATACTCGCTGTGATTATTCCTTATAAAGAAGAAGCCAGATTCATCTCCTTAGCCCAAGAATGCAACTTGTTTCCGTTAAAAATTACCCGAGTTAAAGGTACACCGACTTCCGAAACCAAAAGAAGCTTACTCGCATTTTCCTTTGCCGAAAAAACCAATTTCCCTATCGATGAACTCATCATTGAAACAGCTCGTCATCAATACACGGAAGGCTATATTACCTTGACTAAAGATTTTTATTTGAAACTGTAA
- the trxA gene encoding thioredoxin codes for MALAITDATFDEVVLKSDKPVVVDFWAAWCGPCRMVGPVIDEISSEYEGKAVVGKVDVDANQEFAAKYGVRNIPTVLVFQNGEVVGRQVGVAPKKTYTDAIDALL; via the coding sequence ATGGCTTTAGCAATTACCGATGCTACTTTTGACGAAGTAGTATTAAAATCAGATAAACCGGTTGTAGTCGATTTTTGGGCAGCTTGGTGCGGTCCGTGTCGTATGGTTGGTCCGGTTATCGACGAAATATCCTCAGAATACGAAGGCAAAGCAGTCGTTGGAAAAGTGGACGTTGACGCTAACCAAGAGTTTGCGGCCAAATACGGCGTTCGTAATATACCTACCGTTTTGGTCTTCCAAAATGGGGAAGTAGTAGGTCGTCAAGTAGGCGTTGCTCCTAAAAAAACCTATACTGATGCTATCGATGCATTATTGTAA
- a CDS encoding RNA recognition motif domain-containing protein — protein sequence MNIFVGSLPFSIDEADLRDSFEVYGTVNSVKIITDKFTGRSKGFGFVEMENDAEAQKAIDELNGATVEGRTIVVNKSEPKPEGERRSFNNNRSGGGYNGGGNRGRY from the coding sequence ATGAACATTTTTGTTGGAAGTCTTCCGTTTAGTATAGACGAAGCAGATTTAAGAGATTCTTTTGAGGTCTATGGAACGGTTAATTCCGTAAAAATTATTACTGATAAATTTACCGGAAGAAGTAAAGGATTCGGTTTTGTTGAAATGGAAAATGACGCTGAGGCTCAAAAAGCAATCGACGAATTAAACGGTGCAACTGTTGAAGGCCGTACCATTGTGGTAAATAAATCAGAACCAAAACCGGAAGGTGAAAGAAGAAGTTTTAACAACAACCGTTCAGGTGGTGGTTATAACGGTGGTGGAAACAGAGGAAGATACTAA